The following coding sequences lie in one Rutidosis leptorrhynchoides isolate AG116_Rl617_1_P2 chromosome 4, CSIRO_AGI_Rlap_v1, whole genome shotgun sequence genomic window:
- the LOC139844196 gene encoding sucrose-phosphatase 1-like — protein MDRLTSSPRLMIVSDLDHTMVDHHDPENLSLLRFNALWEAKYRHDSLLVFSTGRSPTLYKQLRKEKPMLTPDITIMSVGTEITYGNDMVPDEGWIEFLNQKWDKKIVSEETSKFPELTMQSETEQREHKASFYVKKEKAHEVMKTLSERLVSRGLDVKIIYSGGMDLDILPQGAGKGKALAYLHKKLKAAGKLPQNTLACGDSGNDAELFTIPDVHGVMVKNAQEELLQWYAENAKNNPKIIHATERCAAGIIEAIGYFKLGPNVSSRDVTDLSDSKLDHFDPAYEVVKFYLFFERWRRAEVDNPEVYLSNLKSVCSPSGVYVHPSGVEQSLHECVDKLKECCGDKKDKQYRVWVDQVFPSQIDSDTWIVKFKKWEQTGEEQQGCLTTVVVSSKDVKPTEGLTWVHVHQTWINGTTPNTRNDWFF, from the exons ATGGACCGGCTTACGAGTTCTCCACGTCTCATGATTGTGTCCGATCTTGATCACACTATG GTTGATCATCATGATCCTGAGAATCTTTCTTTACTAAGGTTTAACGCCTTATGGGAGGCTAAATACCGTCATGATTCGCTACTAGTGTTCTCGACGGGAAGATCGCCTACATTGTACAAAcagttgaggaaagaaaaaccaaTGCTTACTCCAGACATAACTATAATGTCTGTAGGAACCGAGATAACATATGGTAATGATATGGTGCCCGATGAAGGTTGGATTGAGTTTTTGAATCAGAAATGGGATAAAAAGATTGTttcagaagaaacaagcaagtttcCTGAACTCACTATGCAG TCTGAAACTGAGCAACGTGAACACAAAGCTAGCTTCTATGTTAAGAAAGAAAAAGCTCATGAAGTAATGAAGACTCTTTCTGAACGTCTAGTCAGTCGAGGG TTAGATGTGAAAATAATTTATAGTGGCGGGATGGATTTGGATATATTGCCACAAGGTGCTGGGAAAGGGAAAGCTCTTGCTTATCTACATAAAAAGTTAAAGGCTGCAGGAAAATTACCCCAAAATACACTTGCGTGTGGAGATTCGGGCAATGATGCTGAACTATTCACTATTCCAGATGTGCATGGTGTCATG GTGAAGAATGCACAGGAAGAATTGTTACAGTGGTATGCTGAAAATGCCAAAAATAACCCTAAGATTATTCATGCAACTGAAAGGTGTGCAGCTGGTATCATTGAGGCTATTGGTTATTTTAAGTTGGGTCCAAATGTATCATCCAGAGATGTAACGGATCTATCAGATTCTAAGTTGGATCATTTTGATCCTGCGTATGAAGTAGTCAAATTTTACTTGTTTTTCGAGAGGTGGAGGCGTGCAGAAGTTGATAATCCAGAAGTCTATTTGAGCAATCTGAAATCTGTTTGC TCTCCGTCTGGTGTGTATGTTCATCCATCAGGTGTTGAGCAATCTCTCCATGAATGTGTTGATAAATTAAAAGAATGTTGCGGCGACAAAAAAGATAAACAATATCGAGTTTGGGTCGATCAAGTTTTCCCTTCACAGATTGATTCAGACACTTGGATTGTTAAGTTCAAGAAATGGGAGCAAACTG GTGAAGAGCAGCAAGGTTGCTTGACCACAGTTGTAGTCAGCTCAAAG GATGTGAAACCTACCGAAGGGCTAACTTGGGTTCATGTGCATCAGACTTGGATCAATGGCACGACACCGAATACTCGCAATGATTGGTTCTTTTAA
- the LOC139844592 gene encoding uncharacterized protein, with the protein MPIQKIVIRQYTVEQHQPQPLLSVQHPSNKKFAEFAGGTTAECAAVCCCFPLSLVNILVLTLYGVPAGLYRKALRQKRRRKLLKKRNSLASDDGDGGGDRSCSDGSELLCYDPSEMWIDSTESFPARFLMKPMGDVMEVDSDVIRLENEMWDKFYGTGFWRSGSQRVE; encoded by the coding sequence ATGCCGATACAAAAGATCGTGATCCGTCAGTACACGGTGGAACAACATCAACCGCAACCGTTATTATCCGTACAACATCCATCAAACAAAAAATTCGCAGAATTCGCCGGCGGAACTACGGCAGAGTGCGCTGCCGTGTGCTGTTGTTTTCCGTTATCGTTAGTCAATATATTAGTTCTGACACTCTATGGAGTTCCAGCAGGACTTTATCGAAAAGCGTTACGGCAGAAACGCCGTCGTAAGCTATTGAAAAAACGAAACTCGTTAGCCTCCGACGACGGAGACGGGGGTGGAGATCGGAGTTGTAGCGACGGATCGGAGCTTCTGTGTTACGACCCGTCGGAGATGTGGATTGATTCAACGGAGTCGTTTCCGGCGAGGTTTTTGATGAAACCAATGGGTGATGTCATGGAGGTTGATAGTGACGTCATTAGGTTAGAGAATGAAATGTGGGACAAATTTTACGGAACGGGGTTTTGGAGAAGTGGTTCGCAAAGAGTTGAATGA